DNA sequence from the Lonchura striata isolate bLonStr1 chromosome 7, bLonStr1.mat, whole genome shotgun sequence genome:
GTAATCTGGCTGCCTGAGCCTTAAATCCACAGCAGAGCCAGACAGCACACCCATCCCACGTCCAGCGAAGCTCTGAATTTTTCCAGCCCTTCTGGAAACCTGGCATCAGTGCTAAGTGATCATGGGCTAGGCTTCACATTTAACTTTGTCCCAGTGTGCTAAAGTAGAAAGCTTGAAAAAGTTCATTGAATGCCCAGTAATAATGGCACTGAAGAAGTGCTAATGTTTTAAATGCTGGCTGCTAAGTTATATACAACACACCAGGTTCTATGACATGCAGGACTGGAATTTATTTGGcaaatgcagcactgcagccagcCATACATATAATCTAGTCTTCCTCCTCACAGTTCAGGGAATAAGAAATTCAGCAGGAAGGTAAGTGAACTTACTATGAAAAGATTTGTACCTAAGCTGTTGAGTACCTATCTAAATCAAGACTTGCAATTACAGTGGATGTGCAGAATGATGTACTgatactaaagaaaaaaaataaacctacaGTGTGATGATACCCAACATGCCAGGTATGTAATTCTATGTCCACAGTTCTGAAAGGGTACTTGGGAAATAAGTTGTCTGTTGTCCATCATAGGTTGACTGTGTAGACCATGTCTTTATCAATAGCTTTATCTGGCCTTTGTTACTTTCCTGACTTAGAGCATATGTGAAAGAACAAATTTCTTCCTAAGTAATATTTAGCAATTCTCATGCTCTGAACTGAAATCTTCATTCATGCTGGCatcctctctcttttccttttgaaagaGTCATTAAAAAAAGTTACACCTTTGAATctgcttcttttttcccctcttaaaaATACAAAGCTAACAAGTAGTAGACCTCTTTCAATGCAAACCCAATCAATGATTGTGTATCAaacccagaattcccaaatttatgtttctgtgatttagtttctctgttttttgtttttttttttttttttggggggggggggttgtggttttggggtttttttggggtttttttggggtttttttgggggttttttgggtggggttggttttttttaagttgggtttttgttttccttattttggtttttgggcATCAAGATACTTGTGAAAGGGAATCCTTATTATATATCAAGTATTTGCTTATATTTCTAGATAAGACATTAAGTAAATGAGCAATATAAGCTTATTTAACTATTCAAGTTAGACATGGATCCTGTCTCTTCTGGCCCTATCAGCTTTTGTGTAATGCTGTTTTGCTCACAAAATGCATCTTTTTTGAAGGGTGgggttgttgtttggttggggattttttgtttcttgggtTTATGTTGTGTGTGAATGGTGCATTAGACTGTGAGTCTATGGCAAAGGACCAATATTCCCAAGCTGTCTTTTGTTTTGGATAGCTTAAACGGTGATTATATTGCATGATCAATTTGTATTACAACAAGTCTGTGCAAACTTTAATTTTTTGCCAGACCACGTATCAATTTATGTACACCTGGCTCAGCATTGGCCAGCTACATAAGAACAAGCAGTCTGATTTGTACACCTTACCCTGAAGTCTGGATTTCTACTGTTCCTGGACTTAAAATTACCCTACATATCTCCTCTTCCTGAAATTATACTGCTTGTTTCAACACAAACATACATCAATCTCCCTGGATGTAAAGTAGGGCAGATTCCTGATTCAGAGCCTTGAAATTCTGTGCTGTACAGAACTATTCTTTATTTATGTGCCAAATGACCACATACAAAAATGTCAGTTGAACAAATAATCAGGCCATTTTTAGGCAGAATTGCAAAATAATTACAGTTTCTAAATATGCAGGCTATGCAGTGCTTCAAATCCTCCCCTTTGCCTTTACTTGAAAGTCTTATAAAATCCTAAACATTCTTGTCCAATATAGGATTACCAAACTTACTACTTCTTGCCATAGAGCAGAGTTGGAGTAAGACAAATGGTTTCCTTTCCACTGGCAAATTTCACACTGCTTCTTTAGGAGGAATTCAGTGTGCTTATGTTAGGGTGCTAGAGCCAGTTTCATGGCATTTCTGGAGACACAAGGTAAATCAACATTTTTGTTCTAGCAGGATTATCTAACATGTTTAGAATTTAGATACACAAACATCATCTTAATCAGTActaatattttcaaaagtgaCAAGCAGTTTCCTGAAGTTACAAGTACCTCAGTGTAACTACtactctttatttttcttctaaagtaTTACAAGTGGAATCCAGAAATATACTGGTAGAATAGTTTGTTTTAATATTAGCATATAATACTTCATACTCCTGCCACCACAATAGAGTATTTGGATGATTTAGTGGGTATAACCATATTTTCATAAGCTACAAAAGTCTTTATGCTATGGTTTCAAGATAAAAGATGAGAAATTGTAAGATAAACCCAAGAGATTTTTCCTATTCTTCAGATGGCATTTGAAGAAAACTGGCAATTTTTTTGCACTCTGATGACTAAGTTAATGGAAGCAATATTGTTTAAATTCTTTAGGTCACAATGAACACaatgaaaaaaggtaaaaatctaAAGGAAATTCTAATTAAAGAAGTAGTTGGATAAGCAGAAGTAGGCCTACTGCTTGCAAACTGACAAGAATAAAAAGGCATACTACCTTGGGCATTGGAAATTCACATGCACCTGCACAGTAGTAAGCATCAAATGATTTGGGAGATATGATCCATTCATTCCAGCCAATATCAGCAAAGTCAACTTTCATGTATCTTCTTGAACAAATCCTTGGCTCATTCCACTGTTTCCGCCTTGCTTTCTTCATCGTTCTCTCATCAAAATTTAGCACCTGAGACTTTTTAAGggtttctgtattttcttgcCCTTTTCTCCTTCGATCTTTGCGTGAGGCTTTTGGTTTCAAGGATCTGTAGGCATTCTCCCATATGTCATGTTTGTTGTATTTCTTGTTATACTCTACTTCTGGCAACTCATTGTTCTGAATAGAGCTAGCGAGGTACGTATCCCTCCTAACTCGAGTATCAGTAGAAGCATTGGATAGATTTGGGTCTCCATCATTGGGAGGGAATGGATCATAACGCTGTAGGGTGCCTGCCACGCTGTTAGGTTCAGAGATTGCAAGATCATTGGCATAAACTAGTATATAAGGTAAATGGCTGGCAACTTGTTCGGGGAAGCCCTGGTGTTTCTCCCCAGAATCAAGCTCAGCACAGAGAATGAGCTCTCCAGCTCGTTTTGATTCTTTTACAATGTGTGAAATGTCCTTTGCATGCCAAGCCCCGCGCCTTTGAAGAAGCACAGTGATGTTCCCTTTCACTAGTCCATAGGCAGAATTGTGGTGAATGCTTTGGAAAACTAGGTTGAGCTGTAGGACTGGAGGCAGGTGAAGGAGGCGGCAGGATGAGTTCTTGGACCGTTTACAAAACACCTCCCGGTGCCGAGGGCGTTTGTCAGCATAGAAGTGAAAAGTGGCAGCAAGGATCATTTCTGAATCCTGCATAGATGTTAGATTGAAGCAGTACAAGGGCTTCTGGGCCAAGAATTCTGCAAGAGAGCAAGGAAAACATGGATGTATATTTGAGACCAAAAATGGTAGTCAAATCTTACTTCCATTTAAGTGAATTAACAAATTTTACTTTTCACTTACATCACATATTTGGTATCGTGAGCTTGTCACTTCAGCTTAAAATTATGGTGtataagaggaagaaaaaaacctatttAATAGCAATATTACAATAACATTGAGAATGTCCAACATACTGGGCATCTTTTGTACACATAAGGGATAAAATTCTTTCCAGAGATTTTTAGTTCCAGACTCCCTTTCATTCTAGGCAGACAAGAAAAGCAATTCTTGATTGCACTTCATTTATAACAAAGTCAGGCTCAGAGAGGCTGTCAAATTTACCTGTGGTGGAGCTCGGAGAAATACTTTGCTGAAACCAATACTAGCAGAAACCAGGTTTACAGTTAATATTCAAGATTGTCTAATCTAAAGCTGACTTCAGATTCCTGAAAGATGTCTGGGTGCTAACTCTGTGGGCATCATCTGCAAGTAGTGCACATGAGGCATTTCACAAGGGGGCTGGCAGTAAGCAGTGTGACACATTTTGGGAGTCATTACTTCTCTGAGCAATCCTCCTTTTCCAGCACACATCACGCAGGAGCTTTGTTTAAAACACTATAAAACACACTTGGTTTCCAAGGCTTGTGTTTAGATCTGCACCAAGTTAGTGACAAATGCTATTGAACAGGAGCTGACTCTTAAAATTCTAACTCCATTTGAAACAGCTTCTTTTTAACTAGTTAAACAGTTTGTGCTCAGCTTGCATCTTTACCTTCTTTTTGAGGAAGATGAGCAATTTTACACTAATAACTGCTTACACCACATTTATTTAAACAGTAAAAAACTCTCttagtgttttaaaattaaatcccATTCCAGCATAAAAAGATGATGCTTTAATAGTCTATAATTGTAAAaagttgcttttgttttttttgccaGCTCAACAGTATATGGAAAAGTGGTAGCAGAACCAAAAAGTGATTCCTGTTCTCCCAAGCTCACACCACTACTTAGAATGCATCAAAGGATTACAGTTGGTAAATTTGCATCTTTAATTAACCCAAGTGGACCAACCCTTTGGCAGCCCTGTTTGACATACCTGAAAATTCTCTATCAGAAGGAAgtaaaaaaccaccccaaaccaaacaaaacccaacaaatgcAACAGCCAGGCTTCCCAGAAAcatttatgtttgtttttcagagcaCTATGGATGATGAGCCACAGGAATTTTGGCAATAACAGAAAGGCAGTACTGTTAACTGCCACCTGTTGGAACATTCTTTCTTTAAAGCACAGTTTGATttgaaaaaaggaaatgaatagTGCTACACCTTACTAAATTGGTTATCTATTTCCCAATTAGTGCTGGATAGAACCATGATTTGGACTAAAATAACAGCAGATTATTATGTTCATTAATCCCAAGCCCACATAGGCAGTCTTGGAGTACAAATGTTCAAGCATGTAATTTCCATCTACACCATctgtgttttgttcttgatAGAGTAAACAGCTTGCATTGATGTGATAAGAACCTATTAGTTTCTGTCAGTTCAGGCAGGATATGATTCCTGTTAGTAAGCTTTTAATCAACACTAGTCATATGTATCGGTGCTCATACTATGAAAAAACTTAAGGGTTTAGATTTTATTCAAGTCTTTGAAGCACAGAAATTTCACAAGGCTACTAGATGATTTCTCAGGCCAAGGAAGAGAGTAACTATAATATTTCCTTTAGAACACCAGGCTTTATTATTGCATGTTCATTTCAGAAGGCATATGTTTCTAAAAAGATGTCTAACTACTGGTTCTCTCCATCCAAGCTGTGTACagttgaatttttaaatatttatttcagtagtAGAATGCTCCAAGCACCATCATCAGCTCTGCAGTTACTGCTATGAAGCACAAGCATTGTTGGGATAAAGACATTTCAAACACCAGTGTCTCAGGGGTTCAGAAGGGAAGGTAACTTGTAATGATAGAAAGGGAGGCTGAATTAATCTAAAATAATTCTGTACTCTAGAATAAAACACACCTTTCAAAagttaaaattctttttaaaacagaGTAAGAATCTATGAAACTACAACTGTTGAAAAGCCAGAAGCCAGGAAGTACAGACTTGTTAGGAATTGAAAAGATTTGATTCTGGATGGAGAATAGttatatttccatatttcatAAGTTCGCTCAGGCTTTTACCAGCTTGTCAAACATGCACTGTCAGCCTTGATTTGGTTTTCTTGCACATATGCATTATGATACAGACTTAATTAAATCACTGCTATTTTCTACTATTCATTAAGGTCTTTGCTTTGTTTAGCACAGAGGATGCATCGTGTTCAGGGAATGAGTCTGAGCTGCAAGAGTCAACTTATGGGGATGTTTCATGGTTAGGCAGTAAATTGCTGCCATGAAGATTAATGCCCCTCAATCTGGTAAGGCGTGAAGTTGgacaataatttaatatttaggTAAAGTTGGACAATAACTTAATATTTCACATTTGGTCACAAACCATTATGACTCGACTAACTTCAGCCAGTTGCTGCTGCTTTCTAAAGCCTACAAAGTTCCCTGAAAACTGGAAAGCACCTAAAGAAATAAGAAACCTGAGAAATCAGTTCTTAGACCATCTCTCAGCTCCTTGTAAAAAACTAATGAACCCTTGTGTCACTataggacacgagaaagcacaGCACGAGCCACTGtgatggcaaggtaaaaaagaagaacgtttattttctgactccaacttttacacttttccaaaggtgacagtggattggagagtgaatgggccacctctccaaagacattggacaaaccgccagtacatcaacttcctccacccccacaaaggaatgcaaaatgatatgttgtttatagaaaatgtgtgggaaagttttctaaaagaatgtaaactcagaaggctttagaaaatcttaagaatcagggcgacacCCTTGTGAACACATGTAGAGGTGAGTTGAGAGGAGGTGATCAGATGTTTGTGAAGTACTCTTTCTGAAGGGGTGAATACGTCTAGAGGAACAAAAAAAGAGCTGTATTTGGTATTTGGGCTACATGCAAAGAGCACATGCATTTATATTTCAAGTGCTTCGCACtgaatatagaaaaatattacGCTTTCCATAACTCAGTCAACACCACCTATACCCTCTAAGGAGCAGGTAGGATGGCAATATAACTGGGTGGTTGAGGAGAACTCAATAAAGCATATGACAAAGGACAAATGTCTGGATCAACATTTTGTATCTTTGGAGCCCTCATCTTGACAACTGTAAGTAACCCTAATGCTTGAGTTCACCTAACAAACAGCTTGAAACAGCACCACAGGAACAGACAGTTACAGATTTTCTGAAAGGTGTGTGATAA
Encoded proteins:
- the GDF10 gene encoding growth/differentiation factor 10, which gives rise to MAARLTRCLLLWARLTCCLLLWAPGHGRCRSPAGQGAASPPACPGPDSSAPGRDPRRGSSPPPGLGSIAQDMVAVHMLKLYEKYNREGSRPGDGNTVRSFKARPEFLAQKPLYCFNLTSMQDSEMILAATFHFYADKRPRHREVFCKRSKNSSCRLLHLPPVLQLNLVFQSIHHNSAYGLVKGNITVLLQRRGAWHAKDISHIVKESKRAGELILCAELDSGEKHQGFPEQVASHLPYILVYANDLAISEPNSVAGTLQRYDPFPPNDGDPNLSNASTDTRVRRDTYLASSIQNNELPEVEYNKKYNKHDIWENAYRSLKPKASRKDRRRKGQENTETLKKSQVLNFDERTMKKARRKQWNEPRICSRRYMKVDFADIGWNEWIISPKSFDAYYCAGACEFPMPKIVRPSNHATIQSIVKAVGIIPGIPEPCCVPDKMSSLSVLFLDENKNVVLKVYPNMSVETCACR